The nucleotide sequence TTACTAAACTTTTTTAACATCTTTTTTATGTACAGTATTTGAGAAAGACCTATCAATCTCCCCactctatttttatatatgcatatccccaaatttttaaaaagtcacctcttccaaatttttcatagaaaatttatTAGACAACCATACTTTAATTGATATTCATGtacaagataaaatattttttaacaaaatacttatactaagattttagagataaaaaataaaataaaaattatttaaaatcatGTGGAAGTTTGAAGGAATTGGGACACATCTCGACCCATTTTCTGATGCAGATTTTCTaggataaattattaaaaaaataaccaaaatttacttctttttttttttattttagacataatttttaatctttttaataaGCACGTCTAATTACTATCCAATTTAAGTTAGACCACAGTTTgcttttgttattattttcgATTAATTGATGAAATGATAGGTTATGTTAGATGGCttgattaatataaaataacataacttgGGCAATTAATTTTAGGTGAGTTCTTCTCACTTTATCAACCAAGTTATTTAGCATAAATTATGttgataataattaataataaaatatgatgacAATAAATCACTTGGGATAATATAGACGGTTCAACACATGTGTTTAAGAGTTTAGAATACCACGAGATTTTTGGATTCAATTCTTCTTCCGTGTTGGACTATGTAATTGAATGTGTCTATCTAAGATGTTAAGTCTTAGTCTTCAGTTTGCGTTGAATTTGTCTGTTATCCAGGTTAGGATATAGACAAACTATGAGATTTAAATAGGGTGTGATAATTTGGCTCGAAAGTCTTCTATGTACTAGAAACCCCTCCAGTTTCTCACGttacaagaaaaacaaaagtataTATAGTTAGAAAGaataaacaattttaaataaaaattcattatgTAACATTTGATAGTTTTagggtattttttaatttataaataaaatgagttgtAGCATAGTTGTAAAGTCATGTGAGAAATGAATGATTATTTAGAAATGATTtaggtgatttttttttgtgttttagttttaaattttgagttttgaattttttttttcaattttgtgttttaagtatttgttttgagatttttgaaaatgagtttttttttgtcattctaaaaaattatttctcaaaacaaaaagcTAGAAAATATGtttgctttgaaattttaaaaaactgtttctttttttattatgatattttattaaataaatttaattattaaataataaaattaactctttttaacaaaattctactattaaagtaaaataataaatttaattaataaattactaacatacatcttaataataatttatattaaattatacacttaataatataatatatgttatcttatatttttaattataatattgatatactatattttttaaaatttaaataaatatataattttattttcaaaatttaataataaattttttaattattttttctcttcttttctttttttttcttttttcacttttctttttctccagcACCCTGCATCTTCTCCGGCGCCAACGACCACCGTTGATCGAAGATTTACACAATCAAACCCTACTATTAGAATCTTTAAGCTAATGGGgttaacatatacaaaaatagACCAGAtttaacaattgaaattttatagatttaatatttaattttcggccacaaactcaaaacaacattgCCAGTCGCCACTAGCCATCGTGGCCAGTGATTTTCGGCAATCAAAGCTAACCACTCGACACCCAAAAGCCCATCGACTAACATACtcaaaaatcaacaagatcCAACGATCAAATCTCCTTAGATATAATGACAGATGGTGAtcgagagaagagaggaaagagGATAGACCAGCAAGATCGAATGGTGGGGGTGGTTGATGGCGGCTCGTGACGGTGACAAAAATGGCAGGCGTGGTCGATAGCAGCTCGTGACTGTGACAGAGATGGCGGGGCGCAGtcgagagaagagaggagacaTGAGGGAAGATTGAATGGCGAAGAGGAGGGGGACGGGCGAGGGTGGCTTTCAACTATGGCGGGTGAGGTCGACGGCGGCTCATGGCAATGACGGAAATGGCGGGTGCAATATTTGGtcgagacttgagagagagagagaaagagaaagatatgCGAGATTGGAGAGTTGGGAGGGGCATTGTGTTTtcactgaaaacacccaaatgttgttttgggtcttttttataatttttttatattttaaaatatatttaaaaaaaaagataatgtatttttagtattttaaaaaattaaaaattcaaaactgtttaaaaacagaaagagaacaaactcttaaatttgttgaggaggttaatttttattttctacacaaaatatgtaaaaaatattattttattaacataattttataataataataataataataataataatagatagaCAGATAGACAGATGTATCCAAATTTGAAATCATAGACTGGTTGTTGTTGCGTGGACGTGGAGTTTCATATTTGCTTTTCTGACCTCTTCCCAAATCAAACGGACTTGACGGACCCGTCTCCTCGAGTAACTATTGCGATCTCAATCACGCCAATTAACCCTTTCCGCGAATTAAATCCTTCCTTCTGATTCATAGACTCACTCAGTTGAATCTTTCTAtctatctacatatatatatatatatatcaattaaggTATATACTAGTGCAGGACATTTTGGCGCGAACCCCCTATGAAGGTAGACAACTTCGATGGTGCGATGTGCCAAGCCACCGAAGCCACGGTGCCTGCTGGCCGGGATTCCTCTCCCCCGGCCGATGGCGATGAGGCTGAGGGAACCGTACATAAGCTATTGGTGCCGCCTCTCAACTTTGCCATGGTTGATTTCGGCGTCTTCAGGTCTGGTTTCCCTGAAACTGCCAACTTTGCCTTCTTGGAAACCCTAGGTCTCCGTTCAGTCATGTGAGTGCGCGCTTCTCTTGCTTTTTCGATAGTAATTGTGTTTCTAGTTTGGTTCTGAGTCGTGAGAGTTCAGTGATTTGGTTGTAGATATCTCTGCCCTGAACCATACCCTGAACCGAACCTGGAATTTCTCAAATCGAACGGAATTCGGATTTTTCAGTTCGGTATCGACAGTGGCAAGGTTCTGCTTcagttttattataattaaattgatgAATGCGCCTACATGTTTCCACTTTACATGTCCGATTTTGTTGATATTTCCCGTTTCCGGCGAAACTTACGAAGTGACTTATCTGATGATATTGGATTCTGAGTTTTTAACTGTTCGACTAGGATTTCATGTTCTTAAGTGGAGGTGCTTCTTTATCTAAATTTGGGGGTGGATTGATAGGAATCTTGATGTTGCTCCCTTGAATTCCATGTATTAAGAATAGTGATTGCCGGTAATCTATTACTGGAGGATTTGGATTAAGGTGATAATGGAAATGAACTGAGTTTAAAATAATGCTTCTGAATACACGCTAGTGTGCTACAGTTCTTCTCATTCATCAACTTGTTCAGTGCGAATCCTGTATTTTAACATACCAAAGCTGATATTTGGTCACGTTGATGATTCTTATATCAGTTCATATAGGAGctgaatttctttttcttgacaTCTATttcagaaagaaaaacaaacttagttttattttatttctttgaaattgattatcaaaTCTAGATCCAAATTATTTCTTGGAAAATGAGACAGGAAAGTGTAAAAAGAAGTTGTCTGAATGTATGAGAAGCAATGTGTTTGAAtacatattgaaaagaaaaaaaagaaaaagaaatgaacaaCCATAATGTGTCTAAATGTAGGTGGCAGAAAGCAGATTGTGAATGTTAGACTGAAGAATTTGCACTTGCTTTCTCTCAATTTAGAACATGCAGTGCAGGATGCTAATTGTGTCTCGATTTCTAACAACCATTCTGATTGAAAGATGACTCCATGTAATGACATAATTGCTTATTTGTTTTTCATACCCAAAGCTCTTTCGTCTACGCCACTTTGATCCTATATCTTGGTTAAATATACACAATTCTATACCATCAGACTGACCTGGCAGTACTGTATATGAAGAAAGCATGGGATGAAGTCTCATTCTTATGTATCTGGATTTAAAATGTGAAGGGGTAGTTGACATTTCATAACGTGCTAGGAACCCACCAATGGACACATTGGTAATAGTGGCTTCATATTCCTGCAATGTTTCCTCCTATATATGCTCTTCTTTCTTTGTCACTTCCTGATAAGTtcttttaaaatacatttttgtcCTATGTTTTTCTCTAAAAATGTGTGGCCAGACAGGATATCTAATCTGAGAAATGTGTAAACCCTGAGAGGCTTGGTGTAGCAGAAGCATGATAATTTCCTTTTGTACCCCAATGATTCCTTGAAATTTCATTAGGATCAGTTCTTTGCTGTATGAAATTTTGGCAACACGGATTCAGCTTTCATACAAATTCCTATGCTGTCACATATTGCAATTTTGTCTTAAGTTGAAAACAATGCTAGCGTTCAGCGTTCAGAGAGCACGTATCTATGTTTTTTCAATATGCCTTCCATTGCTTAGCAGTGTTCGTCCCAGGTGTGCGTTCAGACAACGTCTGAGAGAAGGTAATAGGAGGGTTCAAATCATCTTTTGTAAACATTTCAGTCTCTCAGGCAATAGGAGGGTTCCAATCACCTTGTGTAAACATTTCAGTCCCAGATTGTGAAGTTGTTACATTGATATGTGTGTTTGGAATTCCTAGTCTTTAGATATTGTGCTTGTAACTTGTGGTCCTAGTTAATccatagttttctaaaatgcaGCTGGATGGTTGAAATGAACTGAGTTTTTCATATTCACCAACATATATgctatatattatttatgagcACTATGATTGACAGGAGCCTTTTGTAGA is from Diospyros lotus cultivar Yz01 chromosome 2, ASM1463336v1, whole genome shotgun sequence and encodes:
- the LOC127793813 gene encoding tyrosine-protein phosphatase DSP1-like isoform X1 codes for the protein MKVDNFDGAMCQATEATVPAGRDSSPPADGDEAEGTVHKLLVPPLNFAMVDFGVFRSGFPETANFAFLETLGLRSVIYLCPEPYPEPNLEFLKSNGIRIFQFGIDSGKEPFVDIPEGKVREALKVILDVNNRPLLIHCKRGKVMHRTGCVVGCLRKTQRWCLSSIFEEYQRFAADKTRVSDQTFMELFDISGFGKVPTAFSCSKN
- the LOC127793813 gene encoding tyrosine-protein phosphatase DSP1-like isoform X2 — encoded protein: MKVDNFDGAMCQATEATVPAGRDSSPPADGDEAEGTVHKLLVPPLNFAMVDFGVFRSGFPETANFAFLETLGLRSVIYLCPEPYPEPNLEFLKSNGIRIFQFGIDSGKEPFVDIPEGKVREALKVILDVNNRPLLIHCKRGKHRTGCVVGCLRKTQRWCLSSIFEEYQRFAADKTRVSDQTFMELFDISGFGKVPTAFSCSKN